From Deltaproteobacteria bacterium, a single genomic window includes:
- a CDS encoding xanthine dehydrogenase family protein subunit M, which yields MLQPLQLIQPTTVQEASQALADYGDKATFYAGGAELLLLMRNGLIDAEVLIDVKQIPRLHRVELIGDSLRIGACVTHHALATSALAHEHAASLAYAESQVANIRVRNQGTLGGNLAFNDPHSDPGTVLLIHDASVTIGNAKGERRLALDEFFVDMYATALEAGELLLEVTIPSLPAGMSSAYLRLHRYQRPTLGVAAAALFAEGIIAEARLAVGCIGPKALRLTELEGKLKGVTLSEAKRIVAEEKKYLRGLLQPVDDLLGGADYKLYMAGVMLGDALEQAS from the coding sequence ATGCTGCAACCGTTACAATTAATACAGCCGACTACGGTTCAAGAAGCTTCTCAAGCGCTTGCGGACTACGGCGACAAAGCAACATTCTACGCTGGCGGCGCCGAATTATTGTTGCTGATGCGCAACGGTTTGATCGATGCAGAAGTGTTGATTGACGTTAAGCAGATTCCACGACTTCATCGCGTTGAGCTGATCGGAGATTCGCTACGTATTGGCGCCTGCGTGACGCATCATGCGCTGGCGACCAGCGCGCTTGCGCACGAGCACGCGGCGTCGTTGGCTTACGCCGAATCTCAAGTGGCGAACATTCGCGTCAGAAATCAGGGCACGCTCGGCGGCAATCTTGCGTTCAACGATCCGCACTCCGATCCTGGGACCGTGCTGCTGATTCATGACGCGTCAGTGACGATCGGCAATGCGAAAGGCGAACGGCGGCTCGCGCTCGATGAGTTTTTCGTTGACATGTACGCCACGGCGCTCGAAGCGGGCGAACTGTTGTTGGAGGTTACGATCCCATCGCTGCCGGCCGGGATGAGCAGTGCGTATCTCCGGCTGCATCGCTATCAGCGTCCGACGCTCGGCGTCGCGGCGGCGGCACTATTCGCCGAGGGAATCATTGCCGAGGCGCGACTTGCGGTCGGCTGTATTGGCCCGAAGGCGCTGAGGCTGACTGAACTCGAAGGCAAACTTAAAGGCGTGACGTTGAGTGAGGCCAAGAGAATTGTCGCGGAAGAGAAAAAGTATTTACGCGGTTTGCTTCAGCCGGTGGATGACTTGCTGGGCGGCGCTGATTATAAATTGTACATGGCCGGAGTCATGCTCGGCGATGCGCTGGAGCAGGCGAGTTAG